A region of Gadus morhua chromosome 18, gadMor3.0, whole genome shotgun sequence DNA encodes the following proteins:
- the LOC115531038 gene encoding uncharacterized protein LOC115531038, translating into MEKRVERIGDDPPHQETLAGGGDSSSSTGEDHLGQMVRTWLETMLSTLHPGHTSTTRVEVLQPGDLETLGGVEDKPASSPYPDPSDCSSPQGEDHLKQMVLESQEDSESVVISDSPEPRPQSPEPRPQSPEARPQSPEPRPQSPEPRPQSPEPRPQSPEPRPQSLEARPHRPEARPQSPEARPQSPEPRPQSPEARPQRPEPGHQHQDRREGSSPFEAWLPPIPDRPPKKLLSRVMATIQVAMRSIRKHKVGVIVADAPLIDGEGDGKTEAEGDHPAPEAEGKGLRPTLNMWLNVRLKGRLTRVAALFRCGSNVL; encoded by the exons ATGGagaagagagtggagaggatCGGTGATGACCCGCCTCATCAGGAGAccctggctggggggggggactcatcCTCGTCGACAGGGGAAGACCACCTGGGAcag ATGGTGAGGACATGGTTGGAGACGATGCTGTCAACCCTCCACCCaggccacacctccaccacacgcGTG GAGGTTCTCCAACCAGGAGACCTGGAGACACTGGGTGGGGTTGAGGACAAACCAGCGTCCTCCCCCTATCCGGACCCCTCGGACTGCTCCTCGCCGCAAGGGGAAGACCACCTGAAAcag ATGGTCTTGGAGTCTCAGGAGGATTCTGAGTCGGTCGTTATATCAGATAGCCCTGAACCCAGGCCACAAAGCCCTGAACCCAGGCCACAAAGCCCTGAAGCCAGGCCACAAAGCCCTGAACCCAGGCCCCAAAGCCCTGAACCCAGGCCACAAAGCCCTGAACCCAGGCCACAAAGCCCTGAACCCAGGCCACAAAGCCTTGAAGCCAGGCCCCATCGCCCTGAAGCCAGGCCACAAAGCCCTGAAGCCAGGCCACAAAGCCCTGAACCCAGGCCACAAAGCCCTGAAGCCAGGCCCCAACGCCCTGAACCGG GACACCAACACCAAGACAGGCGCGAAGGCTCAAGCCCTTTTGAGGCCTGGCTGCCTCCGATCCCAGACAGGCCTCCAAAAAAGCTCCTGTCCCGAGTCATGGCCACCATACAGGTCGCGATGAGGAGCATCCGAAAGCACAAGGTCGGGGTCATCGTGGCCGATGCCCCCCTGATTGACGGAGAAGGGGATGGGAAGACGGAGGCAGAAGGGGACCACCCCGCCCCGGAGGCCGAGGGGAAGGGCCTCAGGCCAACGCTCAATATGTGGCTGAACGTTAGGCTGAAGGGGCGCCTGACAAGAGTGGCTGCCCTGTTCCGGTGCGGGTCAaatgtattgtaa
- the LOC115531036 gene encoding zinc finger protein 768-like, which translates to MEKRVEKIGDDPPHQETLAGGGDSSSSTGEDHLGQMVRTWLETMLSTLHPGHTSTTRVEVLQPGDLETLGGVEDKPASSPYPDPSDCSSPQGEDHLKQMVLESQEDSESVVISDSPAPRPQSPEARPQSPEARPQSPEPRPQSPEARPQSPESRPQSPEARPQRPEPRPQSPEARPHRPEARPQSPEARPQSPEPRPQSPEARPQSPEPGHQPQDRREGSSPFEAWLPPIPDRPPKKLLSRVMATIQVAMRSIRKHKVGVIVADAPLSDGEGDGKTEAEGARPAPEAEGKGLRPTLNMWLNVRLKGRLTRVAALFRCGSNVL; encoded by the exons ATGGAGAAGAGAGTGGAGAAGATCGGTGATGACCCGCCTCATCAGGAGAccctggctggggggggggactcatcCTCGTCGACAGGGGAAGACCACCTGGGAcag ATGGTGAGGACATGGTTGGAGACGATGCTGTCAACCCTCCACCCaggccacacctccaccacacgcGTG GAGGTTCTCCAACCAGGAGACCTGGAGACACTGGGTGGGGTCGAGGACAAACCAGCGTCCTCCCCCTATCCGGACCCCTCAGACTGCTCCTCGCCGCAAGGGGAAGACCACCTGAAAcag ATGGTCTTGGAGTCTCAGGAGGATTCTGAGTCGGTCGTTATATCAGATAGCCCTGCACCCAGGCCACAAAGCCCTGAAGCCAGGCCACAAAGCCCTGAAGCCAGGCCACAAAGCCCTGAACCCAGGCCACAAAGCCCTGAAGCCAGGCCACAAAGCCCTGAATCCAGGCCACAAAGTCCTGAAGCCAGGCCCCAACGCCCTGAACCCAGGCCACAAAGCCCTGAAGCCAGGCCCCATCGCCCTGAAGCCAGGCCACAAAGCCCTGAAGCCAGGCCACAAAGCCCTGAACCCAGGCCACAAAGCCCTGAAGCCAGGCCCCAAAGCCCTGAACCTG GACACCAACCCCAAGACAGGCGCGAAGGCTCAAGCCCTTTTGAGGCCTGGCTGCCTCCGATCCCAGACAGGCCTCCAAAAAAGCTCCTGTCCCGAGTCATGGCCACCATACAGGTCGCGATGAGGAGCATCCGAAAGCACAAGGTCGGGGTCATCGTGGCCGATGCCCCCCTGAGCGACGGAGAAGGGGATGGGAAGACGGAggcagaaggggcccgccccgCCCCGGAGGCCGAGGGGAAGGGCCTCAGGCCAACGCTCAATATGTGGCTGAACGTTAGGCTGAAGGGGCGCCTGACAAGAGTGGCTGCCCTGTTCCGGTGCGGGTCAaatgtattgtaa